From Vibrio artabrorum, a single genomic window includes:
- the proB gene encoding glutamate 5-kinase has protein sequence MLKHHLLFVLSIKDFMTINHQSGTTAQRKTVVVKLGTSVLTGGTLALDRAHMVELVRQCAELKKQGHSVVMVSSGAIAAGREHLGYPALPNSMASKQLLAAVGQSRLIQVWESLFAIYGLKIGQMLLTRADLDDRERFLNARDTINALVEHDIIPVVNENDAVATNEIKVGDNDNLSALVGILCGADKLLLLTDQKGLFTADPRKDPNAELIKEVKTIDDTLRKIAGGSGSTLGTGGMATKLQAADIARRAGIEVIIAAGSAENVVFDSLSDNPQGTRFLPLEEALENRKRWILAGPASAGDIVVDDGAVNAVNTKGSSLLAKGVIQVQGEFSRGEVTQVTNSKGKVVARGIASYSSQDLAKIAGKHSKDIGAILGYDYGAEVIHRDDLVVIQE, from the coding sequence TTGCTAAAACATCACCTCTTATTTGTTTTATCCATAAAAGACTTCATGACAATCAATCATCAAAGCGGGACAACAGCACAGCGTAAAACTGTCGTTGTTAAACTGGGTACCAGTGTCTTAACTGGTGGAACATTGGCATTAGATCGAGCTCACATGGTTGAGTTGGTTCGTCAATGTGCTGAATTAAAAAAACAAGGCCATTCGGTGGTTATGGTTTCGTCTGGCGCTATTGCAGCAGGGCGTGAGCACCTTGGTTACCCCGCACTTCCCAACTCTATGGCGAGCAAACAGTTGCTTGCGGCCGTAGGGCAAAGTCGGTTGATTCAAGTTTGGGAGTCTTTATTCGCTATCTATGGCCTTAAAATTGGCCAGATGCTACTGACTCGCGCCGATCTTGATGATCGCGAGCGTTTTCTTAATGCGCGTGACACGATCAACGCACTCGTTGAACACGATATTATTCCCGTGGTGAATGAAAACGACGCAGTAGCGACCAATGAAATTAAAGTGGGTGACAACGATAATTTATCGGCATTGGTGGGTATTTTATGCGGTGCTGATAAGCTTTTGCTGTTAACCGACCAAAAAGGTCTGTTTACGGCCGACCCTCGCAAAGACCCAAATGCCGAGCTCATCAAGGAAGTGAAAACCATTGATGACACACTGCGTAAGATCGCTGGCGGCAGTGGTTCTACGTTAGGTACAGGTGGCATGGCAACCAAACTGCAGGCCGCTGATATTGCTCGCCGTGCTGGTATTGAAGTCATTATTGCCGCAGGCAGTGCGGAAAATGTGGTATTTGACTCATTGAGTGATAATCCTCAAGGGACCCGTTTCTTACCTTTAGAAGAAGCGCTAGAAAACCGTAAACGTTGGATTTTAGCGGGCCCGGCTTCTGCCGGAGACATTGTGGTCGACGATGGTGCAGTCAATGCCGTCAACACCAAGGGCAGTAGCTTGCTGGCGAAAGGGGTGATTCAAGTTCAAGGCGAATTTTCTCGTGGTGAAGTTACCCAAGTCACCAACAGTAAAGGCAAGGTGGTTGCGCGTGGTATCGCCAGTTATTCAAGCCAAGATTTAGCTAAAATAGCAGGCAAGCACAGTAAAGATATTGGCGCTATTCTTGGGTACGATTACGGAGCAGAAGTCATTCACCGTGACGACTTGGTTGTGATTCAAGAGTAG
- the crl gene encoding sigma factor-binding protein Crl, which produces MSKVTQQPTHYRLLNVLKAIGPYLREPQSEEGHYIFDCLSVCVNDKKSPEEREFWGWWLELDKSGDGFSAKYNTGKYNIDGHWEPLPLPKKAVAEVSRTQEAFHQKLIDELQKKFEISVQFDEESVEFV; this is translated from the coding sequence ATGTCAAAAGTGACACAACAACCAACCCATTACCGACTGTTAAATGTTTTGAAGGCTATTGGTCCTTACCTGAGGGAGCCACAATCAGAAGAGGGTCATTATATTTTTGATTGTTTGTCGGTGTGTGTGAACGATAAAAAGTCACCAGAAGAGCGCGAGTTCTGGGGATGGTGGTTAGAGTTGGATAAGTCGGGAGACGGATTTTCGGCCAAATACAACACAGGTAAGTACAACATCGATGGTCATTGGGAGCCTTTGCCATTACCGAAAAAAGCGGTGGCTGAGGTCTCTCGTACTCAAGAGGCCTTTCACCAAAAGTTGATCGATGAACTTCAAAAGAAATTTGAAATCAGCGTTCAGTTCGACGAAGAGTCTGTCGAATTCGTCTGA
- the frsA gene encoding esterase FrsA, with protein sequence MSESEETSSNLSETLFVKHKQAKETSMLTQYMPSSQELLDEKREQQNSSWYRNLRRLQWAWQGVNPIEQEAVLARIASSDNSRTTDEWLDTVMGYRSGNWAYEWTKLGMQHQNRSNEKSEEERAEELFSASLCFSIAGYPHLKNDSLAAQAQVLANTAYSEAIKHTKLIVKQIDIPYQNKKIKANLHLTKTDKPQPVVIVSAGLDSLQTDMWRLFRDYLAPKNIAMLTVDMPSIGHSSHWPLTEDSSCLHQAVLNELPNIPWVDHHKVGLFGFRFGGNAMVRLSFVEQQKIKACISLGAPIHDIFVHTDKLKQMPKMHLDVLASRLGKGAVDINSLSGQLMAWSLKVQGLLSNSKTRVPILALALEGDPVSPAMDNQLVAIYSQYGKAKQIKAKSITQGYEQSLELAIKWLEDELFR encoded by the coding sequence ATGTCTGAATCAGAAGAAACGAGCTCAAACCTTTCGGAAACATTATTTGTTAAGCACAAGCAGGCTAAAGAAACCTCGATGCTGACGCAGTACATGCCAAGTTCGCAAGAATTACTGGATGAGAAGCGTGAGCAGCAAAACTCGTCTTGGTACCGAAACCTAAGGCGTCTGCAGTGGGCATGGCAGGGGGTCAACCCAATAGAGCAAGAAGCCGTGTTAGCGAGAATCGCGTCATCCGATAATTCACGCACTACTGATGAGTGGTTAGATACTGTGATGGGCTACCGAAGCGGTAACTGGGCATACGAGTGGACTAAACTTGGTATGCAGCATCAAAATCGTTCTAATGAGAAGAGTGAAGAAGAGCGGGCTGAAGAGCTATTTTCAGCATCTTTGTGTTTCAGTATTGCCGGCTATCCACATCTGAAAAACGATAGCCTTGCCGCTCAGGCTCAAGTGTTGGCCAATACCGCTTACTCTGAAGCGATAAAACACACTAAGTTGATCGTCAAACAGATTGATATCCCATACCAAAACAAGAAGATCAAAGCGAATTTACATCTAACTAAAACAGACAAGCCACAACCGGTTGTGATTGTCAGCGCGGGTTTAGATAGTTTACAAACGGATATGTGGCGCTTGTTTCGGGATTACTTAGCACCTAAGAATATCGCGATGCTGACGGTAGACATGCCATCGATAGGGCACAGCTCTCACTGGCCATTAACTGAAGACTCTTCATGTTTGCATCAAGCGGTGTTGAATGAGTTGCCGAATATCCCTTGGGTTGATCATCATAAGGTCGGCTTGTTTGGCTTCCGCTTTGGTGGCAACGCTATGGTTAGGTTGTCGTTTGTTGAGCAGCAGAAGATCAAAGCATGTATCTCTCTTGGTGCTCCGATCCACGATATCTTTGTTCATACCGACAAACTCAAGCAGATGCCTAAGATGCATCTCGATGTACTGGCTTCTCGTCTTGGTAAAGGTGCCGTGGATATCAATAGTCTCTCAGGACAACTGATGGCGTGGTCATTGAAAGTACAAGGTTTGTTGTCGAATAGTAAAACGCGCGTTCCTATCTTAGCATTGGCCTTGGAAGGGGACCCGGTATCACCGGCAATGGATAATCAACTGGTTGCCATTTACAGCCAGTATGGGAAAGCGAAGCAAATCAAAGCGAAGTCAATTACACAAGGGTATGAGCAATCCCTCGAATTGGCGATAAAATGGCTTGAAGATGAATTATTTAGGTGA